From a single Xanthomonas hortorum pv. pelargonii genomic region:
- the xopAF gene encoding XopAF/AvrXv3 family type III secretion system effector: protein MGLCNSKPSVAGSPARYTTHATEADLGSPSSSHQPAASNAGAFDGLSGRPPSLSHHRLARRAGQYTLNQVSIADYQSERGHPSNSIKDRSGSLFPWVRVDGVDAGSPYSFEIDRSTTVKVAGFNGLTPNHEGTRHLYSAGTSQVNMPVITDNMTACIAVACAAERIDPYTGERMPGAKVRVFHLLPFNHEELMPENVIASIRDYICDVRANDLTMRVAMYGGDRDGDFSVGTAEALGRLFEDEGIPVEFNETCANRISDGLLGAVILNDNSTQFIRHLVAA from the coding sequence ATGGGTCTATGCAATTCAAAGCCGAGCGTGGCAGGATCACCTGCGCGTTATACAACCCACGCCACAGAGGCGGATCTAGGATCACCCTCATCTTCTCATCAACCAGCAGCTTCAAATGCAGGAGCATTCGATGGTCTAAGCGGGCGCCCGCCAAGCTTGTCTCATCATCGACTGGCAAGGCGAGCCGGGCAATATACCCTAAATCAAGTTTCTATAGCTGACTATCAATCAGAAAGAGGACACCCTAGCAATTCAATAAAAGATCGTAGCGGATCCTTGTTCCCATGGGTTCGTGTCGACGGTGTTGATGCGGGATCCCCGTACAGCTTTGAGATAGATAGGTCCACTACAGTCAAAGTGGCAGGATTCAACGGCCTGACACCTAACCATGAAGGAACACGTCACCTCTACAGCGCTGGAACAAGCCAGGTGAACATGCCGGTGATCACCGACAATATGACCGCCTGCATTGCGGTCGCATGCGCCGCGGAAAGAATCGATCCTTACACAGGCGAACGTATGCCCGGCGCGAAGGTTCGAGTATTCCATCTCCTGCCTTTTAATCACGAAGAGCTCATGCCGGAAAACGTTATAGCATCCATCCGCGATTATATATGTGACGTCAGAGCCAATGACCTGACAATGCGCGTCGCAATGTATGGAGGAGATCGAGACGGTGATTTCTCAGTGGGCACGGCAGAGGCGCTGGGGCGTTTATTCGAGGATGAAGGAATCCCCGTTGAATTCAATGAAACATGCGCGAATCGCATTTCAGACGGGCTGCTCGGTGCCGTCATTCTAAATGACAATTCAACCCAGTTCATAAGGCATTTGGTTGCTGCCTGA